Proteins co-encoded in one Bacillus sp. FSL H8-0547 genomic window:
- a CDS encoding glycogen biosynthesis protein GlgD: MKKRSKQQNPEQKTRNGINNTDTEFGQEFDPVKESKKKYEKQGQKVKSKQRPE; encoded by the coding sequence ATGAAAAAACGCTCAAAACAGCAAAACCCCGAACAGAAAACACGAAACGGCATCAACAATACGGACACTGAATTCGGCCAGGAATTTGATCCGGTAAAAGAATCCAAGAAAAAATATGAAAAACAGGGACAAAAAGTGAAATCAAAACAGCGTCCTGAATAG
- a CDS encoding FtsX-like permease family protein, giving the protein MKFRDQLGLVRRNMKKNRMRVFMTVLATTIGCAFLIVLASVGFGMQKSMQEELLSAQKLNEIQISGKETDAGFEQGNDEQIKELEDTKNVAAVVRRSYATQTGQTDAKLGDRTSDYASLLLTNMESEFKANLKLDSGKAPENDREIIVGHHFANSLLTDAERTKRDEQAENPETAAEEPEGYQGELIGKEIVLTQTEQIEGKSETKSWTFTISGITEAPARDYMDDFNIYISDVWKEDMHTFAAKADSSDEVEPQEYNEIKVYTASMEDVKGVTDSLKDKGYLVYSITEELENMNLFFNAFKVGLIFVGTVAVLIASIGIFNTMTMAVTERTQEIGIMKAIGAQPGVIRRIFLLESAFIGLLGALLGVIIAYAVSFAANFAIPLVLEAVSEGSMEGVDFTFSYIPLSLVLIAGGISLGVALISGLRPAVKATNINVLSALRREL; this is encoded by the coding sequence TTGAAATTTAGAGATCAGCTCGGTCTTGTCAGAAGAAATATGAAGAAAAACAGGATGAGGGTTTTCATGACCGTGCTTGCGACTACTATCGGCTGTGCGTTTCTGATTGTACTGGCATCAGTCGGATTCGGCATGCAAAAAAGCATGCAGGAGGAGCTGTTGAGCGCTCAAAAGCTGAATGAAATTCAAATCAGCGGGAAGGAAACGGACGCGGGCTTTGAGCAGGGAAATGATGAACAAATTAAAGAACTCGAGGATACAAAGAATGTGGCAGCCGTCGTCAGAAGGTCCTATGCTACCCAGACAGGACAAACGGATGCAAAGCTTGGTGACAGAACATCCGATTACGCGAGTCTGCTGCTTACAAATATGGAAAGTGAATTTAAGGCAAATTTGAAGCTTGATTCAGGAAAAGCACCGGAAAATGACCGTGAAATCATTGTCGGCCATCATTTTGCAAATTCGCTTCTGACTGATGCGGAGAGAACGAAGCGCGATGAGCAGGCTGAGAATCCAGAGACGGCTGCAGAAGAACCGGAAGGCTATCAGGGCGAACTGATCGGTAAAGAGATTGTCCTGACACAAACCGAGCAGATTGAAGGCAAATCGGAAACGAAAAGCTGGACGTTTACGATCTCCGGAATTACAGAAGCTCCTGCAAGAGACTATATGGATGATTTCAATATCTACATCAGTGATGTGTGGAAAGAAGATATGCACACATTTGCCGCAAAAGCAGATTCGTCAGATGAAGTTGAGCCGCAGGAATATAATGAAATCAAGGTTTATACGGCAAGCATGGAAGATGTTAAAGGCGTGACAGATTCCCTGAAGGATAAGGGTTACTTAGTGTACTCAATAACAGAAGAGCTTGAAAATATGAACTTATTCTTTAATGCCTTTAAAGTGGGACTGATTTTTGTCGGAACTGTAGCCGTTCTGATTGCATCAATCGGTATTTTCAATACGATGACAATGGCGGTGACTGAACGTACACAGGAGATCGGGATCATGAAGGCGATCGGGGCGCAGCCTGGCGTGATTCGCAGAATCTTTCTTCTTGAAAGTGCGTTTATCGGTCTGCTGGGGGCATTGCTCGGTGTCATTATTGCCTACGCCGTCAGCTTTGCTGCGAACTTTGCCATCCCGCTCGTGCTTGAAGCTGTTTCTGAGGGAAGCATGGAAGGTGTGGACTTTACGTTCTCCTATATCCCGCTCAGCCTTGTCCTGATTGCTGGCGGCATCAGTCTTGGAGTGGCCTTGATTTCAGGATTGCGTCCGGCCGTGAAGGCGACGAATATCAATGTGCTCTCCGCTTTGAGAAGAGAACTGTAA
- the leuS gene encoding leucine--tRNA ligase — MNYKHEKIEKKWQNYWLENKTFKTTEDAGKPKFYALDMFPYPSGAGLHVGHPEGFTATDILSRVKRMQGYNVLHPMGWDAFGLPAEQYALDTGNDPAEFTAKNIDTFRRQIQSLGFSYDWDREINTTDPEYYKWTQWIFLQLYKKGLAYVDEVAVNWCPALGTVLANEEIIDGKSERGGHPVERRPMKQWMLKITAYADRLIEDLEEVDWPESIKEMQRNWIGRSEGAHVQFNVDGHEESFTVFTTRPDTLFGATYAVLAPEHALVDKITTEDQKEAVAAYLDKVKSKSDLERTDLAKEKTGVFTGAFAVNPANGEKMPIWIADYVLVSYGTGAIMAVPAHDERDYEFAKTFDLPIKEVVEGGNVENEAYTGDGQHVNSDFLNGLNKEEAIENMIAWLETNKKGEKKTTYRLRDWLFSRQRYWGEPIPIIHWEDGTMSAVPEEELPLTLPKTTEIRPSGTGESPLAVIEEWVNVTDPATGKKGRRETNTMPQWAGSCWYYLRYIDPKNADHLADPEKIKQWLPVDTYIGGAEHAVLHLLYARFWHKVLYDLGIVPTKEPFQKLFNQGMILGENNEKMSKSKGNVVNPDDIVASHGADTLRLYEMFMGPLEASIAWSEKGLDGARRFLDRVWRLFVEDNGALNAKVTDSTSDSLERVYHQTVKKVTEDYEGLRFNTAISQLMVFINEAYKATVLPKSYMEGFVKLLSPVAPHLAEELWEKLGYEGTVSYETWPAYDEGKLVEDEVEIVVQVNGKVKAKLHVPKDATREEMQELALSDVDVKEQVDGKTIRKIIAVPGKLVNIVAN, encoded by the coding sequence ATGAATTACAAGCACGAAAAAATCGAGAAGAAATGGCAGAACTACTGGCTTGAAAATAAAACGTTCAAAACAACGGAAGATGCCGGCAAGCCGAAATTTTACGCACTTGACATGTTTCCGTATCCATCAGGAGCGGGCCTTCATGTCGGACATCCGGAAGGCTTTACCGCAACAGATATACTTTCCCGCGTAAAACGCATGCAGGGATATAACGTCCTTCATCCGATGGGATGGGATGCATTCGGTCTTCCTGCTGAGCAGTACGCGCTAGATACTGGAAATGATCCTGCAGAGTTCACGGCCAAAAATATTGATACATTCCGCCGCCAGATTCAAAGCCTCGGATTTTCATATGACTGGGACCGTGAAATCAATACGACAGATCCTGAATACTACAAGTGGACACAATGGATTTTCCTTCAGTTATATAAAAAAGGTCTTGCTTATGTTGATGAGGTAGCGGTCAACTGGTGTCCTGCACTTGGAACGGTACTTGCGAATGAGGAAATCATCGACGGGAAAAGCGAGCGCGGAGGCCATCCTGTAGAACGCCGCCCGATGAAACAATGGATGCTTAAAATTACGGCATATGCAGACCGTTTGATTGAGGACCTTGAAGAGGTTGACTGGCCGGAGAGCATCAAGGAAATGCAGCGCAACTGGATCGGCCGCTCTGAAGGAGCGCACGTCCAGTTTAACGTTGACGGACATGAAGAATCCTTTACTGTTTTCACAACACGTCCGGATACGCTCTTTGGCGCAACGTATGCTGTCCTTGCTCCCGAGCATGCTTTAGTTGATAAAATTACAACAGAAGACCAAAAGGAAGCTGTAGCCGCTTATCTTGATAAAGTAAAAAGCAAGAGTGACCTTGAGCGGACAGATCTTGCGAAAGAAAAAACAGGTGTATTCACAGGGGCCTTTGCTGTTAACCCTGCAAACGGCGAAAAAATGCCGATCTGGATTGCAGACTACGTTCTTGTAAGCTACGGAACTGGCGCTATTATGGCTGTTCCCGCACACGACGAGAGAGACTATGAATTTGCAAAAACGTTCGACCTGCCGATCAAAGAAGTTGTTGAAGGCGGCAATGTTGAAAATGAAGCATATACAGGCGACGGCCAGCATGTGAACTCTGATTTCCTTAACGGCTTAAATAAAGAAGAAGCCATCGAAAACATGATTGCATGGCTAGAAACAAACAAGAAGGGCGAGAAAAAGACGACTTACCGTCTTCGTGACTGGCTGTTCTCCCGCCAGCGCTACTGGGGTGAGCCGATTCCGATTATTCATTGGGAAGACGGCACAATGTCAGCAGTCCCTGAGGAAGAGCTTCCTCTGACACTGCCGAAGACGACAGAAATCCGCCCTTCAGGCACAGGCGAATCTCCGCTTGCCGTTATTGAAGAGTGGGTGAACGTAACAGACCCTGCAACAGGCAAAAAAGGCAGACGGGAAACAAACACGATGCCGCAATGGGCCGGAAGCTGCTGGTACTACCTGCGCTATATTGATCCAAAGAACGCTGATCACCTTGCAGATCCTGAAAAAATTAAGCAGTGGCTGCCTGTTGACACATACATCGGCGGTGCCGAACATGCGGTTCTTCATTTGCTGTATGCGCGCTTCTGGCACAAAGTGCTTTACGATCTTGGAATTGTTCCTACAAAAGAGCCGTTCCAGAAATTGTTTAACCAGGGAATGATCCTCGGGGAAAACAACGAAAAAATGAGCAAATCCAAAGGCAATGTTGTCAACCCGGATGATATCGTTGCAAGCCACGGTGCTGACACACTCCGCCTTTACGAGATGTTCATGGGACCTCTTGAGGCTTCTATCGCCTGGTCTGAAAAAGGACTTGACGGAGCTCGCCGATTCCTTGACCGCGTATGGCGTTTGTTCGTCGAAGATAACGGAGCTCTGAATGCAAAAGTGACAGACAGCACATCTGACAGCTTAGAGCGTGTGTATCATCAAACCGTTAAAAAAGTAACAGAGGACTACGAAGGGCTGCGCTTCAACACAGCGATCTCCCAGCTGATGGTTTTCATTAATGAGGCGTACAAAGCAACCGTTCTTCCGAAGTCTTATATGGAAGGCTTCGTTAAATTGCTTTCACCGGTAGCGCCCCACCTTGCAGAGGAATTATGGGAAAAGCTTGGCTACGAAGGAACAGTCTCCTATGAAACATGGCCTGCATACGACGAAGGCAAATTAGTAGAGGACGAAGTGGAAATCGTTGTTCAGGTAAACGGGAAAGTAAAAGCGAAACTTCACGTTCCAAAAGACGCAACCCGCGAAGAAATGCAGGAGCTTGCTCTTTCAGACGTTGACGTGAAAGAACAGGTTGACGGAAAAACAATACGCAAAATCATTGCCGTTCCCGGAAAACTTGTAAATATTGTAGCGAACTGA
- a CDS encoding GntR family transcriptional regulator, giving the protein MIQIDPRSSKAIYEQIIQQMKELCLKGILKPGEKLPSVRELSTMIIANPNTVSKAYKELEREGIIETLRGRGTFVSENAGVTLDEGKMEMIKEQLKPLIVDAVYAGIDIEVIYKWIEEISREMRGGDHA; this is encoded by the coding sequence ATGATTCAAATTGATCCGCGCAGCTCAAAAGCGATTTATGAACAGATCATTCAGCAGATGAAAGAGCTCTGCCTAAAAGGGATTCTTAAGCCCGGTGAAAAGCTCCCGTCTGTGCGCGAGCTTTCAACCATGATTATTGCAAACCCTAATACCGTAAGCAAAGCGTATAAAGAGCTTGAACGTGAAGGAATTATTGAAACGTTAAGGGGCAGGGGAACGTTTGTCTCTGAAAATGCGGGAGTAACGCTTGATGAAGGGAAGATGGAGATGATCAAAGAACAATTGAAGCCGCTGATTGTAGATGCCGTTTATGCGGGAATTGACATTGAAGTCATTTATAAATGGATTGAGGAAATCAGCAGAGAAATGAGAGGCGGAGACCATGCTTGA
- a CDS encoding rhodanese-like domain-containing protein produces the protein MISMREMTTDELHKKLKSGEALNLVDVREDDEVEEGMIPEAKHIRMGEIPEKLDQFDKDKEYIIICRSGGRSGNVCSFMEDKGYKVTNMAGGMLDWKGDTKRKSELA, from the coding sequence ATGATTTCAATGAGAGAAATGACAACAGACGAATTACATAAAAAACTGAAAAGCGGCGAAGCGCTGAACCTTGTAGATGTGCGCGAGGACGATGAAGTGGAAGAAGGGATGATTCCTGAAGCAAAACATATCCGCATGGGAGAAATTCCTGAAAAGCTAGATCAATTTGATAAAGACAAAGAATACATCATCATCTGCCGGTCAGGCGGACGCAGCGGCAACGTCTGCTCCTTCATGGAGGACAAAGGCTACAAAGTGACGAACATGGCGGGCGGCATGCTTGACTGGAAAGGCGACACAAAACGCAAAAGTGAATTGGCGTAA
- a CDS encoding DUF4257 domain-containing protein has product MLQTVLVASLIGGLMGLLGHVKKKGRMEKPRMTKRFIYLGFWEDIAMGTTASILLVLSTEPSSSFQLVVLSIIAGYSGEAVLRSFDFVRQQQDSIEQPVKDNERQAK; this is encoded by the coding sequence ATGCTGCAGACTGTACTTGTAGCGTCATTGATTGGGGGGTTAATGGGACTGCTTGGACATGTTAAAAAGAAAGGAAGGATGGAAAAGCCAAGAATGACCAAGCGTTTTATCTACCTCGGTTTCTGGGAGGATATCGCAATGGGCACGACCGCATCGATCCTGCTCGTTTTATCTACAGAACCTTCATCCTCATTTCAGCTTGTCGTGCTTTCTATTATCGCTGGTTACAGCGGGGAGGCCGTACTTCGGAGTTTTGACTTTGTCAGACAGCAGCAGGACAGCATAGAACAGCCTGTAAAAGACAATGAGCGCCAAGCGAAATAA
- a CDS encoding ABC transporter ATP-binding protein — protein sequence MLELKNLSKSLDGARVLQDVSLTIEKGDIFGLLGRNGSGKTTLLRIIQQIVLPDEGEVLFENASIKKQPLVKRKVIYVPVQNPFYDRYTYKELTGMLKSLYPDFDVTYANELMNRYGIPETKKYRDLSTGLKKQFALIMAFASRPAVILLDEPTDGIDAVTRRDLLQLMVDEVGERETAIMITSHRLEDIERICSKIGFLDGHTLSNVMDLESLREDFVKIQAVFENDLHLKIREMGVPILDHSGIFYTMLLEKKDEDKIKRLQSLGPKVWNTLPVNLEEVFIAKFGGDRRW from the coding sequence ATGCTTGAACTGAAAAATCTCTCAAAATCGCTCGATGGAGCAAGGGTGCTGCAGGACGTATCGCTCACGATTGAAAAAGGCGATATCTTTGGGCTTCTCGGCAGAAACGGCTCGGGGAAAACGACGCTTCTGAGGATTATTCAACAGATAGTGCTGCCGGATGAGGGAGAGGTTTTGTTTGAAAATGCCTCCATAAAGAAACAGCCGCTTGTTAAAAGAAAGGTCATTTATGTACCTGTCCAAAACCCATTTTATGATAGATATACATATAAAGAACTGACCGGGATGCTGAAATCCCTGTATCCGGATTTTGATGTCACCTATGCGAACGAGCTGATGAACCGCTACGGCATACCTGAAACAAAAAAATACAGGGATTTATCAACGGGACTGAAAAAACAGTTTGCTCTCATTATGGCTTTTGCTTCAAGACCTGCAGTGATTCTGCTGGATGAACCGACTGACGGGATTGATGCTGTCACAAGGAGAGATCTCCTTCAGCTTATGGTAGATGAAGTGGGGGAAAGAGAAACTGCCATTATGATTACATCCCACAGGCTTGAGGATATTGAAAGGATCTGCAGCAAAATCGGTTTTCTGGATGGCCATACTTTGTCCAATGTGATGGACCTTGAATCGCTCAGGGAGGATTTTGTGAAAATACAGGCGGTTTTTGAAAATGACCTGCACTTAAAGATTAGAGAAATGGGTGTTCCGATTCTTGACCACTCCGGTATTTTTTACACGATGCTTCTGGAAAAAAAGGATGAAGATAAGATAAAGCGGCTTCAATCCCTCGGTCCTAAAGTCTGGAATACGCTCCCGGTTAACTTAGAGGAAGTATTTATTGCGAAGTTTGGAGGGGACCGCAGATGGTAG
- a CDS encoding MFS transporter: MPRSLWLLVIGMLINVTGSSFLWPLNTIYIHDHLGKSLTVAGIVLMLNSAASVAGNLIGGVLFDRYGGYRSILSGIVLTFTAILGLVFFNDWPWYIVFLTLVGFGSGIVFPSMYALAGTVWPEGGRKAFNAIYVSQNAGVAIGAALGGLIAGYSFQLIFIANAALYAVFFLLACFGYRKIASAPSAQSSILQESSKLQNRDKFTALIILCSGYLLCWVAYVQWQSTIAAHTQELSIPLTQYSLIWTVNGALIVFGQPLVNTFVKYAAKSIKKQMMIGFCIFIFSFVMVSFAGDFKGFMTAMIILTIGEMLVWPAVPTIANDLAPKGREGFYQGFVNSTATGGRMIGPLLGGVLVDFYGMNMLFTVLIGLLFIAMFTTSVYDKKIKEKHAAPAVSA, from the coding sequence ATGCCGCGTTCTTTATGGCTGCTTGTAATAGGAATGCTGATTAACGTAACAGGTTCTTCGTTTCTGTGGCCTTTAAATACGATCTACATTCATGATCATCTTGGTAAATCGCTGACAGTTGCCGGGATTGTCCTGATGCTGAATTCTGCTGCAAGTGTAGCGGGCAACCTGATTGGCGGGGTTCTTTTTGACCGGTACGGTGGCTACCGTTCCATCTTGAGCGGGATTGTGCTTACGTTCACGGCTATTTTAGGTCTTGTTTTCTTCAATGACTGGCCTTGGTATATTGTCTTTTTGACACTTGTCGGTTTTGGTTCCGGAATTGTGTTTCCATCGATGTATGCACTTGCCGGAACGGTTTGGCCCGAAGGGGGGCGAAAAGCGTTTAACGCGATTTATGTTTCGCAGAATGCGGGTGTTGCGATTGGGGCCGCGCTTGGCGGACTGATTGCAGGGTATTCGTTTCAGCTGATCTTTATTGCAAATGCAGCACTGTATGCTGTTTTTTTCTTGCTTGCATGTTTCGGTTATCGAAAGATTGCGTCAGCTCCCTCGGCTCAGTCATCCATCCTGCAGGAGTCATCCAAACTGCAGAACCGGGATAAATTTACAGCACTTATTATCCTGTGCTCCGGCTATTTGCTGTGCTGGGTCGCGTATGTTCAGTGGCAGTCAACGATTGCTGCTCACACTCAGGAGCTGAGCATTCCGCTTACCCAATACAGTTTGATCTGGACGGTAAACGGGGCATTGATTGTTTTCGGCCAGCCGCTTGTGAATACATTTGTAAAATATGCGGCCAAATCGATTAAAAAGCAGATGATGATCGGCTTTTGCATCTTTATTTTCTCCTTTGTCATGGTATCCTTTGCAGGGGATTTCAAAGGATTTATGACAGCCATGATTATCTTGACCATCGGGGAAATGCTTGTATGGCCGGCGGTTCCGACCATCGCGAATGATCTTGCTCCAAAAGGCCGTGAAGGATTTTATCAGGGCTTCGTCAACAGTACAGCTACAGGCGGAAGAATGATCGGTCCGCTGCTTGGAGGCGTACTGGTTGATTTTTATGGCATGAACATGCTGTTTACTGTTCTGATTGGCTTGCTGTTTATCGCCATGTTTACGACATCCGTTTACGATAAGAAAATCAAAGAGAAGCATGCTGCACCCGCAGTGAGTGCGTGA
- a CDS encoding ABC transporter ATP-binding protein, protein MIKVDGLSHSFKVGKKGNEKEIPVLKNVSLSIQKGEIASIVGRSGSGKSTLLNLVSGYISPTAGTISVGGTEVTGFSEKEWAAFRLDTFGFIFQSFQLIPSLTTFENIELPLTLKGVPSSERKTKVTEMLDRIGLENHSGHYPNELSGGQQQRVGIGRALITNPEIILADEPTGSLDSETEKEILDLIKELNSEKGITFFIITHDEEVAAFSDRKFVLQDGVLKEEGVPVEI, encoded by the coding sequence ATGATAAAAGTTGATGGATTAAGTCATTCGTTTAAGGTTGGAAAAAAAGGAAATGAAAAAGAAATACCTGTTTTGAAAAATGTGTCGCTTTCTATTCAAAAGGGAGAAATTGCTTCAATCGTCGGACGAAGCGGTTCCGGGAAATCAACGCTTTTGAACTTGGTTTCAGGTTATATTTCACCGACGGCCGGCACCATTTCAGTCGGCGGCACAGAGGTGACCGGGTTCAGTGAAAAAGAATGGGCAGCCTTCAGGCTTGATACGTTTGGCTTCATCTTTCAAAGTTTTCAGCTCATCCCGAGTCTGACGACGTTTGAAAACATTGAACTGCCATTAACATTGAAGGGCGTTCCTTCCTCTGAAAGAAAAACGAAGGTAACCGAAATGCTTGACAGAATCGGCCTTGAAAATCATTCAGGCCATTATCCGAATGAGCTTTCAGGGGGACAGCAGCAGCGCGTTGGAATTGGACGCGCCCTGATTACAAATCCGGAAATCATTCTGGCTGATGAACCGACAGGAAGTCTGGACAGTGAGACGGAAAAAGAAATTCTTGATCTCATTAAAGAGCTGAACTCAGAAAAAGGCATTACGTTTTTCATCATCACTCATGATGAAGAAGTTGCAGCATTCAGCGACAGAAAATTTGTGCTGCAGGACGGCGTATTGAAGGAAGAGGGTGTTCCTGTTGAAATTTAG
- a CDS encoding DUF2553 family protein, translating into MSDYHKLDVTNRVVAKLHGEFIELYIGKEYIGKLVITSDGREYELVNGFMMEEDRFYRVYERNCELQQQYAEGCDMGWC; encoded by the coding sequence ATGTCTGACTATCACAAGCTTGATGTAACGAATCGCGTTGTCGCAAAGCTGCACGGGGAATTTATTGAGCTTTACATTGGAAAGGAGTATATCGGAAAGCTTGTCATAACTTCTGATGGACGGGAATATGAATTAGTAAATGGATTCATGATGGAAGAGGACAGGTTTTACCGCGTGTATGAACGGAACTGCGAGCTCCAGCAGCAATACGCGGAAGGCTGTGATATGGGATGGTGCTAA